A part of Camelus ferus isolate YT-003-E chromosome 6, BCGSAC_Cfer_1.0, whole genome shotgun sequence genomic DNA contains:
- the INSM2 gene encoding insulinoma-associated protein 2 translates to MPRGFLVKRTKRTGGSYRVRLAERVFPLLGPHRAPPFPEEASSAPQPSAEQAASPAPEEEVAHELSGSSCQAARVSPGAGGRKGAGWRADVREGPGPSPSPTKPAGAELRRAFLERCLNSPVSAESFPGGAAAVAAFSCSVAPAAAPTSGEQFLLPLRAPFPEPALHPDPAPLSATLHGLKRAAGGERRAKAPPGCASGPSAAVVKKPKAMRKLSFADEVTTSPVLGLKIKEEEPGAPSQGLGGSRTPLGEFICQLCKEQYADPFALAQHRCSRIVRVEYRCPECDKVFSCPANLASHRRWHKPRPAAANAATVSSADGKLLPSSASCSQDTGAVASYLAEGKENSRAERTADQHLQAGDSSRAEQHQDSARHQGLQVLSHPDPPLPQVPYTEGVLGRRVPGPGSASGVGGPEIFVCPYCHKKFRRQAYLRKHLGTHEAGSAGTLAPGFGAERGAPLAFACPLCGAHFPSADIRDKHRLWHAVREELLLPALAGAPPEAPSPGGASDASAQQIFSCKHCPSTFFSSPGLTRHINKCHPSESRQVLLLQMPLRPGC, encoded by the coding sequence ATGCCTAGGGGCTTCCTGGTAAAGCGAACTAAACGGACAGGCGGCTCGTACCGAGTGCGCCTAGCCGAGCGGGTCTTCCCCTTGCTGGGGCCCCACAGGGCGCCACCCTTCCCCGAGGAGGCTTCCAGTGCCCCCCAGCCCAGTGCCGAGCAGGCGGCATCCCCCGCCCCGGAGGAGGAGGTGGCCCACGAACTGTCGGGGTCATCCTGTCAGGCAGCGAGGGTGAGCCCAGGGGCGGGCGGGCGGAAAGGCGCGGGGTGGAGGGCGGATGTCAGGGAGGGTCccgggcccagccccagccccacgaAGCCAGCCGGCGCGGAGCTACGCCGGGCGTTCCTCGAGCGCTGTCTCAACTCGCCTGTCTCTGCTGAGTCCTTTCCCGGGGGAGCCGCCGCCGTGGCCGCTTTCTCCTGCTCGGTGGCGCCAGCAGCCGCACCGACCTCGGGGGAGCAGTTCTTGCTGCCGCTCCGGGCACCGTTCCCGGAGCCCGCGCTCCATCCGGACCCTGCACCCCTCTCGGCCACCCTTCACGGCCTGAAGCGGGCCGCCGGCGGCGAGCGCCGCGCCAAGGCACCTCCCGGCTGCGCGTCTGGACCCTCCGCCGCGGTAGTGAAGAAGCCAAAGGCCATGAGGAAGTTGAGCTTCGCCGATGAAGTCACCACGTCCCCTGTCCTGGGCCTGAAGATCAAGGAGGAGGAGCCCGGAGCGCCgtcccagggcctggggggcagCCGCACACCGCTGGGGGAATTCATCTGCCAGCTGTGCAAGGAGCAGTACGCAGACCCCTTCGCTCTAGCTCAACACCGCTGCTCCCGCATCGTACGCGTCGAGTACCGCTGCCCTGAGTGCGACAAGGTCTTCAGCTGCCCTGCGAACCTCGCCTCACATCGCCGCTGGCACAAGCCCCGTCCTGCGGCGGCAAATGCCGCCACAGTCTCCTCAGCCGACGGGAAGCTGCTGCCTTCGTCGGCCTCGTGCTCCCAGGATACTGGGGCTGTTGCGTCTTATCTGGCCGAGGGTAAGGAGAACAGCCGGGCAGAGCGAACTGCGGATCAGCACCTGCAGGCCGGGGACAGCTCCAGAGCGGAGCAGCACCAGGACAGTGCCCGGCATCAAGGCCTCCAGGTGTTGTCCCACCCCGACCCACCGCTGCCTCAAGTCCCTTATACGGAGGGGGTATTGGGGCGCCGGGTGCCTGGGCCGGGCAGTGCCAGTGGTGTTGGGGGCCCCGAGATCTTCGTGTGCCCATATTGCCACAAAAAGTTCCGTCGCCAAGCCTATCTGCGCAAGCACCTGGGCACTCACGAGGCGGGCTCGGCCGGCACACTGGCCCCGGGCTTTGGCGCCGAACGCGGCGCCCCACTCGCCTTCGCTTGCCCGCTGTGCGGGGCGCATTTCCCGTCGGCAGACATCAGGGACAAGCACCGGCTGTGGCATGCGGTCCGCGAGGAGCTGCTCCTGCCCGCTCTGGCCGGGGCGCCCCCTGAAGCACCGAGCCCAGGCGGGGCATCCGACGCGAGTGCGCAGCAAATTTTCTCTTGCAAGCACTGCCCGTCCACTTTTTTTAGCTCCCCGGGGCTGACCCGGCACATCAATAAGTGCCACCCCTCAGAAAGTCGGCAGGTACTGCTGCTGCAGATGCCACTGCGGCCGGGTTGTTGA